The segment GAGTTGGCTGCTTAGGTTGTCAAGGAATGACGATACCAACCACCCCGCAGCGGCCGCCGCAGCCGAACACACCATGGGAGTCTCTGTGGCTTCGTTCCGTGAGTGGGCGGATGTGGAggaagaccttgaggcaatcCTCCTACGGCAGACAAGGAACAGAGGCGGCAAACGCAGCTTCATCCTCGAGCAGGCGAGAAAGGGAGGAGGGGCTTAGCGCGGCGAGAGGTGACAGGAACTAGAGGAGGGCTAGCTCAGGCCTAGCTGGAATGGAACGGTTGATTCCATCATTCAATCCTAGCCAGGTATCTTTGtactgattgctaatcctaacCAAGCCCCAATCCATCTCCAAGCAACCAAACAGGTAACAATTGGCTCCAGGAAGCCAGGGCCAGGGTTGCCCACTCAACTAAACACACTCTATATGGAAAACTGTCAACAAGCTACAACCTCCTAGACTAGTTTCACAGAACCATGACTACTTATGTCTTCAGTCTTCACTGTTCACGATCAGCAACACAAGTCCTCATACGGTCATACGAATCCAGGGTCCACAGTCCACACGTACACTTGGGTGACATGTGAATCCGCGCAAAATTGTAGCTCTACAAAATTATCTGAAACCGTAACTCTTGACAATGACAGTAGACAGATATATGCAAAGATAGCTCTAGTATCGAAACAAGACCTACTAGATGCATATATGCAGATTGTGTCACCACTTGTCAACAGAACTTAGACAAGCCAGAAGCCATGTTAAAAAATTCCAACCCAAACACAGGGCAAACAGAGCAGCGCAAACAAGCATGTGAGAGGATACAATATTCACAACCTGGGCAACGGGTGTCCTGTGTAACTGAGCACTCAAGCTACATTACAGATTGGGCATGCGAAGATCCCCAGCCTATACAAGCATCAGGTGCACTGCCTGGACTAATAAAAAGAAACGAGGGCGCGCCACAAGGTTAGACACATAGGCTCAGTTTCACTCTCACAATGGTCTCATAAGATCCGAGCCTACTCTTACCCTGATCTAGGTATTGTTGGGTCATCTCACTGTGCTATGATTTTAGCCACAAAATTAATAGGATAGGAATGGAACAAATGGTGGAACAGAAAAGGATCTATCCAAGAATGCTGCTTGGTGTTAGTGCTGCCATCACTGGAAGTTGCGCATCGACCCACTTCGTGGTGCGTTTCTGCAGGCATAGAACAGAATTCAATgaggactttttttttttgttggggTTTAAGACATTTTGCGCCAGCTTGCAGCAGTCTATAAGAAAAACATCAATGCTTTCAAAAGATTGCACTGTATGaaaacaaaggttcttcaaACCAAAGATAGAGTTGTTGATGGTACTTATATTTATCACAATCAATAGGACATTATTATTGAGGATCACACGTATCGCAAATTGTTGTGCATGGCATGATAAAATGGAGAGCTAAAAACTAAGAGAATATCTGAAACTAAAAGTGAAAGTGTCATGAAATAAAACTAACATCTATGGATAGTGTAAAAATGATATGTAGGATACTTACTGCTCAACCTCTTCCAAGATATATATTTGGCTACCTATTTTACCTACTTATGATCAAACAGTATCCCAAGCATTGAGCATTTCAATAATGAGAAGCTCAAACTTCTATAAAAAAATTGTAGCATTCCTGAAAATGTACCTTCCAGGAAGCAGCTGTGAACTACCAGAGCCTTTTGTACCAAGCCGCTTGGCTCTGATTTCTTGTTCTTTACTGGCACGCATTGCTGCAACTTCTTTCTCCATGGCTGCAACCTCTCGTCTGACCTTTTTAGCCTCCACTTCCATTGCTTTGGTTAAGGTGTCTACTTTCTTTGCTAACATCTGCCAGACAACAATAGATAAGCAAACTTCATAATAATCAGTATATAACTAACTATCCACGAAAGTGCACAAATAAGAGAAGAAAAGGACGCATACCTCAATAGCATCATCtttatcttttagaatctgatcCTTTTCATGGCATGTCTTTCTCAAAGAAATTACCTCTTTTTGCAGCATATCATATAGGAAACCAGAAACTGTCTCAGCTGAATTATTATTTGTGGCTTCGTTACTTTTCTCATCTGCATTGCTGACTGCACTATCATTAGTTCTCTCATCCATATCGCCCTTCCAACTATCATTAGTCTCTTTATCTCTAACAGCATCTGTAGATCTGTTGAGTAAATGAGCTCCATTTCCATGGACCTTTCCCCTATCTAGTGACCTAGTTCCGCCATCAAATGACTTTGAAGTGCCTTTAGCATGCTTCAGGACCAAGCTGCTGTTTGACGAAAGAGACGATCTTGAATGAAAAGAAGGAGATCTCCTTGACAATAAGCCATTTGGAGACAACTTTGATATGTTATCAGCTCCACCAAGTGATAACCGGCGAGAAGGGCCATTGCTAAAGCTCTTTCCTTCAGTAGGTGGACGACTAGAGCCACTTGGTGGCCCCCTTAGTCCATCTTCTAGTACTTTCAGACGTAACTGATATTTTTCCTGAGTAAGGTGCAGAAGTTTAGCTCATATTAACTCATTTAACAAATGCTAGATTGCATTATAATATGAAAGCTGTAACAGGTTCCATCTATATGTCAAGCTAGAAAGCTAGTAGGCAAGCAATCAGCAGAACACAACCTGGCTGCTCAACTGTAACAAACAAGTTATATGTACCTTCAGTTGAGCTTCAGATCGTGCTGTACGTTCTGCAACAGCAAGCTTGTCACGAAGTTGTTGCATCTCCCCCTGTagaaacaagaaattatcaAAAGGATGGTACCTATCATATGATACTCGAGAAAAGAACCTTTTCCAATAGGTGGTACATTTAGTTTCACCAGAGAACATGCATATTTTTGCAGAGTTGAATGCTAACAAAGTACATTGGTAAAGAAAAGGCCAGTTCAATCATCATACCTGCAAGAATCTACGCTCTTCAAGCCACTGTTTAACTGGCATCACCTTGTCATTAGAATCTTTCCACTCATTGGCAACAACAGAAGCAACCCTGTTTGCTGTAACTTTTGCACGTGCAAGTTCACGGTCAAGTGTTCTCTTTTCTTCCTAATAAAATCATAAACATAAGCATGAATCAAGTGTTCATGTGAAAAGGGTAAAAAAAATTGACATGGATTTGATGGCAAAAGAAGTAACCAATCTAAGGATAGTTTCTTACATTTATTTCTTGAAATCTGCGCTGGTAATCTCGAACAACATTAGCTGTTGCACCACCTTGAAGAACAGCCTCTTCCAACTCTCTCACAGTTTGGCTAAGCTTTTCAACTTCTGCAATCTTTTG is part of the Sorghum bicolor cultivar BTx623 chromosome 10, Sorghum_bicolor_NCBIv3, whole genome shotgun sequence genome and harbors:
- the LOC8061507 gene encoding microtubule-associated protein 70-3, translated to MTDGGEDGNAAAPRGPARRRGPVRASLDADEFIALMHGSDPVRVELTRLENELRDKERELGEAQTEIRALRLSERAREKAVEELTDELEKMAEKLKLTESLLESKNLEVKKINDEKKAALAAQFAAEATLRRVHAAQKDDDMPPIEAILAPLEAELKLSRQEIAKLQDDNRALDRLTKQKEAALLEAERTVQIAMAKAAMVDDLQNKNQELIKQIEICHEENKILDKLHRQKIAEVEKLSQTVRELEEAVLQGGATANVVRDYQRRFQEINEEKRTLDRELARAKVTANRVASVVANEWKDSNDKVMPVKQWLEERRFLQGEMQQLRDKLAVAERTARSEAQLKEKYQLRLKVLEDGLRGPPSGSSRPPTEGKSFSNGPSRRLSLGGADNISKLSPNGLLSRRSPSFHSRSSLSSNSSLVLKHAKGTSKSFDGGTRSLDRGKVHGNGAHLLNRSTDAVRDKETNDSWKGDMDERTNDSAVSNADEKSNEATNNNSAETVSGFLYDMLQKEVISLRKTCHEKDQILKDKDDAIEMLAKKVDTLTKAMEVEAKKVRREVAAMEKEVAAMRASKEQEIRAKRLGTKGSGSSQLLPGRNAPRSGSMRNFQ